GCCCCGAGAGAAACAGCCTCCAGAATCAATTCAGGATCGAACGCCGAACCTCCGGCAACCGCAAGTTTCGTGACATCGGACACATCACCCCATACGCGAAGACCGCAGCCGAGAATATGGGAAATCTCAGCAAAACTTTTCGACATGGTTCCAACAACACCAATAGAGGCAGGGGTCTTCTCCATTCTTACCCAATCGTTGAGCCCGATCTCCTGTGCAAGAACATCGTTTATTCCTCCTTGAGCATGATCAAAATTAGTATGCATGGCATAGAGGTTGATATTATTCCGGAGTAATGGACGAAGAATATCAACATTTCTCCCGGTAACTCCGTGCATCGCATTCCAGAATGCCGGATGGTGAACCACAAGTGCATCGAACCGTTCCTCTGCAGCACGCTCGCAGACATAAGGTGTGGCATCCAGAGCACATCCCACCTTTTCGATCCTGTCGGTTCCGTCAACGATCAGACCAATGCGACCTTCATCAAAATCCTCAGCCAGCATCGGCGGAGCAATTTTTTCCAGAAGATCTATGAACGCGTCTTTATGCATAATCATAATGGGGAGTAAGATATTAATTGAGTTTCTTAATCCGGAACTTTTCCGGTTCGGATTGTACATCCTCCTCGACGTTCCGAAACGTTGAGATCGGTTTTATGGTGAGAACATTGATGTAGAGGGACCCGGCATTGGTAGCTTTGCCAAAAACACGGCCAAGTACCTCAACATCTGCTCCGACCCCGACAAGCGGATCAGGCAGGGCAAAACGTTTAGCAACGACCTGACCAGTCGTATCCTGAATCAGATAGGAGGGTTTGTTCATCATGAGCCCGGTGACTTTCAGAATTTTTCCTTCTATAAGCACGACACTTCCTCTCATCGCCGGAGAGAGCTGACGGGCTCTGACAAGTTTTGCGTGACTGCGGTACTGCGGGGCTTCACGAAGAACCTGTTTCTCATTCAGATAGGAAAGCCAGAGAGGAAGACCTATGAGAAGAGCACAAAGTGGGAGACCTATATATAGATAGATAAGATCTTTGCTGGAACCGTAGGTCATTGCACACATAACTGCAAAAAAAATGGTTGCAGCAAGGAGGAGGGGAGGTAGCCTGACGGTTATGCCTTTTATTTTCATCTGAGTAAGAAATGGGAGGGGGGAGATTATGAAGATAACGCTGATTCAGGTCAGAGGATTGATTACATCTTCTTACCCACTACTAATCACACATATGACCCGTCATCAGGTTAAGATCCCATCCCTTCTCATGACCACGGTATTGGTCGGTATTTCCTCACTAGACGAGACGCTTTTTGCTACAGCAAAACCTTGCCCAATCTGCGGTGGAAAACCCCAGCCATATGATACCAAGAAAAAACTCTATGTGACGTTGAGAACCCCAATGGGACGGAAAAGAATCACGGTCAACATCCGGAGATTCAAATGTAAAAAGTGTGGGAACCTCATTTACGCACAAGAACCGTTCTATCCGGATACCAGACTAGGTTCTGCGATCGTGGATATGGCAATTTCTCTGTCAAGGCTCCATTCCTACTCTCACACCGCTGAGATCATGAAAGCACTGGGAATTGAAATCGACCGGGGTTCGGTCCGGAATTATGCATTATCGGATCTGGCAATTCCTCAGGCAAATTTTCTGTACGGTATGCAGCTGCCAAATTCATTCATCTCCCTTATGACAAAAGAGATTTCGGGACCGAAAGGATCTATCTCATCCCAGGAAATCCTGGCATCAAGTGGTTACCCGGCTTCCTACAAGGTACCGACGGATGGAAAAGGAACTTCAGCAGAGTTCCAAAAACAGAAAAAACTCAAAAAGAAAAATTAGAGTTCCAAAAAACAAATATCGTTCAAACGATTTTTTATATCTGAGAAAAACCCGCTATCTCTCGTACGGCATATGCCGGTAAAGCATCTGCAGGGATTCCCAGTGCAGCCGTAAGATCGATACCGCCGACAAGCGGAGCAAAGGTCGGAGAACCGATACCGCCGACAAGGATGACATCGGCTCGTGCATCCTTTCCAGCTTTTTCCACTGCACTGCAGACAAGATTCTTTTGAGCAGTCCAGAAGGCTTCGGCAATTTTTACAGCACCCTGTTCCCCAATCTCTTCCAGATCAGCACAGACAGTTCGGGCAAGACGTCTAAGGCAGGCATCGCGTGAAACTTCTTTTCCGTCAGGTGTGGCGGATGAATATTCATCGGAACCGATGTGTCCAAGAACAAAATGGGCGTCCCCTGAACAGGCAAAATATTCGGTAGAGAACGGGGTCTTGACCCCGTCGATCTCCGCAGAATTTGCAAGAGTAGCGACCGGTGTTCTAAGCATTCCAGTATAAACGAGATATCCCGCCTGAAGACGAAGAGTATCGGTCAAATTGATAAGTTTATCAAACCGGGCAAAAGGGACGATATCTGCGGTTGTACTGCCGATATCCAGCATCATTCCATTCGGATAAGTTCTTCGAAGAAGATCGACAGAGGCAAGCCAGTTTGCAGCTGCAAGTTCCGGACATGCTTGGGTATGGAATTTTGCATCGGTCCCGTAAAAAACAGCGTCAGGAAATGTTTGCCTGACGGCATCGACAATGAATGAGATACCTTCGGTTTTATTGAAAAAACCATCGGCAAGTTCTCCACTCATTACGACAGCAGCATTGTCGGCAGATGCATAGGCACTGACGATCTCTGCCAGATCAGATTCCTTCCAGAGCGGACAATAGTGAATGTGGACGCCGTGTTCGTCAACGATTTTGAGGTTGGCACCTCCGACGTCAATACCGATCACTCTACAGTTACCCCGCCTACATCATCGAATTTTGCGGTTTTGCCGTTATAGTGGATGCATTCAGGAGGTAAACCGACCGTTGCTTTCAGAAGAACATCGGCGATTTCCTCTTCGATAACATGCACGATCCCAAGGAGACTCATTGTCGGCCGGGGATTTACGTCAACTACCCAGATCTTTTCGCCGACAACCATGTCAAGACCAACATACCCCTGACCGCCAAGAGTTTCGATCGCTTTTTTGGCGACCTCGATCATCTCGGCCTCACGTGGCGGATGAACTGGCGTTTCGCCGCCTTTGTAGACAAAGTTACCATCCGTCCCTACCTCGCAGAACTGACGGTTGATTGTCAGAAAAACCGGAGGGAGGCCGCTGTAAAATCCGCAGGCTTCTCCAACAACCCTGCTGCCAACGATACTTACACTATAATGATCTCCTTCGAGATACTCAACAGACATCTCACCCGCTCCGGGAAGTTCTCCGTCTTTTGCAATGCGAACGCCGACCGAGCCAGCTCCTTTGACTGGTTTGATGACACGCTTGCCGGGATAATCAGCTGGAACTTCAGCCGGCACATCAATGCCGACCTTCGCAAGAAGTTTCCCTGAAAGACGTTTGCTCGCACAGACGGCAATGGACGTACTGTCAGAGCCAATATTATGCGTAGCAAGCTCAAGTGTATGCGTATATTTTGCGAGATATTCATCCGGAGCAATGACCAGACCGTAAGCACAATCTGGAGCCAGACGGGCGATCTCTGAATCAAAATCGCTTCCGGACGGCATCACAACTGAATGCCCTAAGGTTTCAAAACTCTTTTTCAGAGCAGAAACCATGGCTTTTCCCTCAGGAGCGAGAACCGGATCGTGAACTGAGGTATATTCGGCGATGAGAACGTTCATGTTATACGTCGCGTTTTTCTACCTCGGTGATGAGGTTCTCCATGACTTTGTCAACCGCATCCCAGGTCGGGTTGGTCTCGCCGGGTTTTCTGATGAGGAACGGTTTTCCTTCATCGCCGGCTTTTCTCATCTCGATATCGATTGGGATGGCGCCAAGATA
This region of Methanocorpusculum sp. genomic DNA includes:
- a CDS encoding hydantoinase/oxoprolinase family protein, whose amino-acid sequence is MIGIDVGGANLKIVDEHGVHIHYCPLWKESDLAEIVSAYASADNAAVVMSGELADGFFNKTEGISFIVDAVRQTFPDAVFYGTDAKFHTQACPELAAANWLASVDLLRRTYPNGMMLDIGSTTADIVPFARFDKLINLTDTLRLQAGYLVYTGMLRTPVATLANSAEIDGVKTPFSTEYFACSGDAHFVLGHIGSDEYSSATPDGKEVSRDACLRRLARTVCADLEEIGEQGAVKIAEAFWTAQKNLVCSAVEKAGKDARADVILVGGIGSPTFAPLVGGIDLTAALGIPADALPAYAVREIAGFSQI
- a CDS encoding ATP-grasp domain-containing protein; protein product: MNVLIAEYTSVHDPVLAPEGKAMVSALKKSFETLGHSVVMPSGSDFDSEIARLAPDCAYGLVIAPDEYLAKYTHTLELATHNIGSDSTSIAVCASKRLSGKLLAKVGIDVPAEVPADYPGKRVIKPVKGAGSVGVRIAKDGELPGAGEMSVEYLEGDHYSVSIVGSRVVGEACGFYSGLPPVFLTINRQFCEVGTDGNFVYKGGETPVHPPREAEMIEVAKKAIETLGGQGYVGLDMVVGEKIWVVDVNPRPTMSLLGIVHVIEEEIADVLLKATVGLPPECIHYNGKTAKFDDVGGVTVE
- a CDS encoding Nif3-like dinuclear metal center hexameric protein; this encodes MIMHKDAFIDLLEKIAPPMLAEDFDEGRIGLIVDGTDRIEKVGCALDATPYVCERAAEERFDALVVHHPAFWNAMHGVTGRNVDILRPLLRNNINLYAMHTNFDHAQGGINDVLAQEIGLNDWVRMEKTPASIGVVGTMSKSFAEISHILGCGLRVWGDVSDVTKLAVAGGSAFDPELILEAVSLGAEAYMASELKYNIARESPIPCIEATHYALEAPGMRVLAKTHGWEFIEDIPVTSIIQ